In Planctomycetota bacterium, the following are encoded in one genomic region:
- the rsmD gene encoding 16S rRNA (guanine(966)-N(2))-methyltransferase RsmD, with the protein MRVISGTARGVPLKVPPGTRVRPTSARVRTSLFSILGDTVAGARVADVFAGSGALGIEALSRGASFCCFVESARAALAALADNLARTRLAGKAHVLREDAFDAAPSLAAMGPFDLVFLDPPYRLVRGGGDPFLTLLEGLCSGPALSQAALVVVQHDTATPLPQSFGRLAASDVRVYGATTLTFLE; encoded by the coding sequence ATGAGGGTGATTTCCGGCACGGCACGCGGCGTGCCGCTCAAGGTGCCCCCTGGCACCCGGGTGCGGCCGACCAGCGCGCGCGTGCGCACGTCGCTCTTCAGCATCCTCGGCGACACGGTGGCCGGGGCGCGCGTGGCCGACGTGTTCGCCGGAAGCGGCGCCCTGGGCATCGAGGCCCTGAGCCGGGGCGCCTCCTTCTGCTGCTTCGTGGAGAGCGCCCGCGCCGCGCTCGCCGCGCTGGCCGATAACCTGGCCCGCACCCGACTCGCCGGCAAGGCTCACGTGCTCCGCGAGGACGCCTTTGACGCGGCCCCATCTCTGGCGGCGATGGGTCCGTTCGACCTTGTGTTCCTCGACCCGCCCTACCGCCTGGTCCGCGGCGGTGGTGATCCGTTTCTGACCCTGCTGGAAGGTCTGTGTTCAGGCCCGGCCCTGAGCCAGGCGGCGCTCGTGGTGGTGCAACACGACACCGCCACTCCCCTGCCCCAGTCGTTCGGCCGCCTTGCGGCTTCCGACGTGCGCGTATACGGCGCCACGACGCTCACCTTCCTGGAATAG
- a CDS encoding sigma-70 family RNA polymerase sigma factor: MIEQKGDAVGCSDPSTDLVRAARAGDEGAFARIVGKYERAVFAVAYRMTYDAAAAEDLTQEVFLRVWRKLDTFRLGEPLKPWLLRIATRVCINALKKRRPALMATVGDEESEPIELPSTQPDACETASQAEVAAHLERAIAELPDDYRLIVTLRHVEELSYEQIAAALELPLGTVKVRLFRARERLRRLLAPILGDQR; encoded by the coding sequence ATGATCGAGCAGAAGGGCGATGCCGTGGGATGCTCAGACCCTTCCACCGATCTGGTGCGAGCCGCGAGAGCGGGGGACGAGGGCGCGTTCGCCCGCATCGTGGGCAAGTACGAGCGAGCCGTGTTCGCCGTTGCCTACCGAATGACCTACGATGCCGCGGCGGCAGAGGACCTGACACAAGAGGTCTTCCTTCGGGTGTGGCGCAAGCTCGACACGTTCCGTCTGGGCGAGCCGCTCAAGCCCTGGCTGCTGCGCATCGCCACGCGGGTGTGCATCAACGCCCTGAAGAAGCGCAGGCCCGCGTTGATGGCCACCGTGGGCGACGAGGAGAGTGAGCCGATCGAGTTGCCCTCGACGCAGCCCGACGCATGCGAGACGGCCTCGCAAGCGGAGGTGGCGGCCCACTTGGAGCGCGCGATAGCTGAACTGCCCGACGACTACCGGCTCATCGTCACCCTGCGGCACGTCGAGGAACTGTCCTACGAGCAGATTGCGGCGGCCCTCGAGCTGCCTCTGGGCACCGTGAAGGTGCGGCTCTTCCGCGCGCGCGAGCGTCTGCGACGCCTTCTTGCCCCGATCCTGGGGGACCAACGATGA
- a CDS encoding zf-HC2 domain-containing protein: MIGCEAIRELSQSCLDGALAPEERERLERHVRGCPACRHVMATYRLLYSALAAPAIPAPPSCLAAASAARVRRAARRRRLLQSLVMAASLLVVVFGVSFLAWGGLPEAIPTTADVAGSLASWRAAVDSAAGLAGSLVSGAGDWAGSAGAGASAVALLAVALAAQVILAYRWRGLASDGKNRPIGGAQ, encoded by the coding sequence ATGATCGGTTGCGAGGCCATCCGCGAGCTGTCCCAGAGCTGCCTGGACGGCGCCTTGGCGCCCGAGGAGCGCGAGCGGCTGGAGCGTCACGTTCGCGGCTGCCCGGCATGCAGGCACGTGATGGCGACGTATCGCCTGCTCTACTCGGCGCTCGCGGCGCCTGCCATTCCGGCCCCGCCCTCCTGCCTCGCCGCGGCGTCCGCCGCTCGCGTGCGACGAGCGGCGAGGCGTCGTCGCCTCCTCCAGTCCCTGGTGATGGCCGCCAGCCTTCTTGTCGTGGTCTTCGGCGTGTCGTTCCTGGCGTGGGGTGGCCTCCCCGAGGCCATTCCGACGACGGCCGATGTGGCGGGGTCCCTGGCCTCCTGGCGCGCGGCCGTGGACTCAGCCGCTGGATTGGCTGGCTCGCTGGTATCCGGAGCCGGCGACTGGGCGGGTTCAGCGGGCGCCGGCGCGTCCGCAGTCGCGCTCCTGGCGGTTGCACTTGCCGCTCAGGTGATCCTGGCGTACCGCTGGCGGGGCCTGGCCAGCGATGGAAAGAACCGTCCAATAGGAGGTGCGCAATGA
- the tilS gene encoding tRNA lysidine(34) synthetase TilS, whose amino-acid sequence MSNDTPTALPRRVLEAIERHDLFRRGDRVIVAVSGGADSMALLEALAELRGQLGLCLFVAHLNHGLRGDAATGDAAAVASRAAALGIACHSRSADVAALWRQSGGSLEAVARRARYAFLEQVAGEVGAARVALGHTADDQAETILLGLLRGGELAALCGMPRQRPLSPVSKAMVVRPLLDVSRGEVVDYLLQRGLRWREDSSNADDSFERNLVRHDLLPALEARLGAGFREGILRLGPRAAALGQAVDALARSCLAGDLKGDSVALDAARAAALPRLVQRTAARLAFEQASKTEELRRRAADAIVGLLRGGSGREVRLPGGLVAERSYEVVLFHPVRAAPIPIRTDLAVPGRVELPGVGLWIEAEESEGAVADPAAVRAADRWEETFDLDQTGERLVVRSRRPGDRFVPLGGSTAVKLKDFLMSERVPRAEREATPVVVGKLGIVWVVGVRLDDRVKITPATRRAGRLRAGRLGV is encoded by the coding sequence GTGAGCAACGACACCCCGACAGCATTGCCGCGGCGCGTTCTGGAGGCGATCGAGAGGCACGATCTGTTCCGCCGAGGCGATCGTGTGATAGTGGCGGTGTCGGGAGGGGCCGATTCGATGGCCCTTCTGGAAGCCCTGGCCGAGCTGCGCGGGCAGCTCGGGCTCTGCCTGTTCGTTGCACACCTCAACCACGGGTTGCGGGGAGATGCTGCCACGGGCGACGCCGCGGCGGTGGCTTCCCGAGCAGCCGCTCTTGGGATTGCCTGTCACAGCCGTAGTGCCGACGTAGCCGCCCTGTGGCGGCAGTCGGGGGGGAGCCTTGAGGCGGTGGCTCGGCGCGCCCGCTACGCCTTCCTCGAGCAAGTGGCCGGCGAAGTCGGCGCAGCACGAGTCGCGCTGGGCCACACGGCCGACGATCAGGCGGAGACGATCCTCTTGGGGCTGCTGCGCGGCGGCGAGTTGGCGGCGCTCTGTGGGATGCCGCGGCAGCGGCCGTTGTCGCCCGTGTCCAAGGCGATGGTCGTGCGACCGCTCCTGGACGTCAGCCGTGGCGAAGTGGTGGACTACCTCTTGCAGCGCGGGCTACGCTGGCGGGAGGACTCGTCGAATGCCGACGACTCGTTCGAGCGCAACCTTGTTCGGCATGATCTGTTGCCGGCCTTGGAGGCCCGCCTCGGCGCGGGGTTTCGGGAAGGGATTCTGCGACTCGGGCCGCGCGCAGCGGCGCTGGGGCAGGCCGTGGATGCGCTGGCGCGCTCGTGCCTCGCGGGGGACCTGAAGGGCGACAGCGTTGCGCTGGATGCCGCGCGCGCAGCCGCCCTGCCGCGGCTCGTGCAGAGGACGGCCGCCCGGCTGGCCTTCGAGCAGGCGAGCAAGACGGAAGAGCTGCGGCGGCGGGCGGCCGACGCGATTGTGGGCCTGCTCCGCGGCGGGTCGGGGAGGGAGGTGCGGCTGCCCGGCGGCCTGGTCGCAGAGCGCAGCTACGAGGTGGTGCTATTTCACCCAGTGCGCGCCGCACCGATCCCGATCCGGACTGATCTCGCGGTGCCTGGCCGCGTGGAACTGCCTGGCGTTGGGCTCTGGATCGAGGCCGAGGAGAGCGAGGGAGCGGTTGCTGACCCCGCCGCCGTGCGCGCCGCTGACCGATGGGAGGAGACCTTCGATCTCGACCAGACCGGCGAGCGCCTGGTCGTGCGGAGCCGGAGGCCGGGGGACCGCTTTGTGCCCCTTGGCGGCTCGACAGCCGTCAAGCTGAAGGATTTCCTGATGAGCGAGCGTGTGCCCCGAGCCGAGCGCGAGGCGACCCCCGTCGTGGTCGGCAAACTCGGCATCGTTTGGGTTGTGGGGGTTCGGCTGGACGATCGCGTGAAGATCACGCCGGCGACTCGGCGTGCCGGGCGCCTGCGAGCCGGGCGTCTTGGCGTGTGA
- a CDS encoding HIT family protein, producing MKDPSCIFCKIIAGEIPSVQVYEDDRVVAFLDINPIAPGHTLLVPRDHYATLPETPPEVLAALMAAARPVARGLLAATRGEGFNFFQFNGACSGQEVMHLHFHVIPRRARDGVSFQWKQGKYREGEMAALGERIRGAIRRV from the coding sequence GTGAAGGACCCGAGCTGCATCTTCTGCAAGATCATCGCCGGCGAGATTCCCTCGGTGCAGGTGTATGAGGATGACCGGGTGGTCGCGTTCCTGGATATCAACCCGATCGCACCGGGACACACGCTGCTGGTGCCGCGCGATCACTATGCGACACTGCCCGAGACGCCGCCCGAGGTCCTGGCGGCGCTGATGGCGGCCGCGAGGCCCGTTGCTCGAGGCCTTCTGGCCGCCACTCGCGGGGAGGGCTTCAACTTCTTCCAGTTCAATGGCGCGTGTTCCGGCCAGGAAGTCATGCACCTGCACTTCCACGTCATTCCGCGGCGCGCTCGCGATGGCGTGTCGTTCCAGTGGAAGCAGGGCAAGTATCGTGAGGGCGAGATGGCGGCGCTGGGCGAGCGCATCCGCGGGGCCATCCGCCGCGTGTGA
- a CDS encoding ATP-binding protein: MRSGMWSLRRDLLVAVLVMMTLLPLVVYLYSREQGHAEAAQRLWNYVGNSVERAADLKASLEPVLEKSVPSSDAVRTAMERLLGGSPPVAYLQLADSLRNVLNSTADAPARRQVPEETRPPAADELVRALRRQEGPVAPEYVVGIRLGKQERGFLVVGLSTHALAEQLRQFQEPLSWSSVQITVICVAILAVFSAYVLYLHERARRLGAQVQEESRLAYVGTLAASIAHEVRNPLSSVKINVQMMENRLKDLTDPAQAEYFRGKVQRIKGEVERLEDSVNHFLAFSRPVSARFEPTRVNDVVESVLELLQPQCQAHGVQLVRRYARDLPPVELDARQFVQAVQNLVLNALQALERGGSITVTTEASGEGVAVCVADNGPGIPKEMQSQIFEVFFTTREGGTGLGLNIVSRIVEEHHGKLTLESEPGRGATFRIELPAAGAQTTAPRAGAGTAARA; this comes from the coding sequence ATGCGATCAGGCATGTGGTCGCTGCGGCGGGACCTTCTCGTCGCCGTGCTCGTGATGATGACCCTGCTGCCGCTCGTCGTCTACCTGTACTCGCGCGAACAGGGACACGCCGAGGCGGCCCAGCGACTCTGGAACTATGTGGGCAACAGCGTGGAACGCGCCGCCGATCTGAAGGCCAGCCTCGAACCTGTGCTTGAGAAGTCCGTGCCGTCGTCCGACGCGGTGCGCACGGCCATGGAGCGGCTGTTGGGTGGCTCGCCGCCTGTCGCCTACCTCCAATTGGCAGATAGCCTGCGGAACGTGCTGAACTCGACCGCCGATGCTCCGGCCAGGCGTCAGGTGCCCGAGGAGACCCGTCCGCCGGCAGCCGATGAGCTGGTTCGCGCCCTGCGGAGGCAGGAGGGCCCGGTGGCGCCGGAGTACGTGGTAGGCATACGCCTGGGGAAGCAGGAGAGAGGCTTCCTGGTGGTGGGCCTCTCGACCCATGCCCTGGCGGAGCAACTGCGCCAGTTCCAGGAGCCGCTGAGCTGGTCCTCGGTGCAGATCACGGTCATCTGTGTGGCCATCCTCGCGGTCTTCTCGGCGTACGTCCTCTACCTGCACGAGCGCGCCCGGCGGCTCGGGGCGCAGGTGCAGGAGGAAAGCCGGCTCGCCTACGTCGGCACGCTCGCTGCGAGCATCGCGCACGAGGTCCGCAATCCGCTCAGCTCGGTGAAGATCAACGTGCAGATGATGGAGAATCGGCTGAAGGACCTGACGGACCCCGCCCAGGCCGAGTACTTCCGGGGCAAGGTCCAGCGCATCAAGGGCGAGGTCGAGCGTCTCGAGGACTCGGTGAACCATTTCCTGGCGTTCTCCCGGCCCGTGTCGGCGCGCTTTGAGCCGACTCGGGTGAACGATGTAGTGGAGAGCGTGCTGGAACTGCTCCAGCCGCAATGCCAGGCCCACGGAGTGCAACTCGTCCGCCGCTATGCCCGGGACCTGCCGCCGGTGGAGCTGGATGCCAGGCAGTTTGTCCAGGCGGTGCAGAATCTGGTGCTGAACGCGCTCCAGGCCCTCGAGCGCGGAGGCAGCATCACGGTCACCACGGAGGCCAGCGGCGAGGGGGTCGCCGTCTGCGTCGCAGACAACGGGCCGGGGATTCCGAAGGAGATGCAGTCCCAGATCTTCGAGGTCTTCTTCACCACCCGCGAAGGGGGCACGGGGCTAGGCCTGAACATTGTGAGCCGGATCGTCGAGGAGCACCATGGCAAGCTGACGCTCGAGAGCGAACCGGGCCGCGGGGCAACGTTCCGCATTGAGCTGCCAGCCGCAGGAGCCCAGACGACGGCGCCCCGCGCCGGCGCGGGAACGGCGGCTCGCGCGTGA
- a CDS encoding PP2C family protein-serine/threonine phosphatase, which yields MWVHCSRCGKWIIAAKNMETQAVPALGATPPPRQEPSTPHPIPLPTTAHREEIDRARHVVDQLLPSEAPKLPGLDIAAFNQFRHEVGGDYYDFVTLPDGRLGIAIADVSGKGIGAAMLMVRLREILHSVAPHAKTVEETVATVNARLVQNIPRGMFVTFLYAAIDPASRELRAVNAGHCAPFVWRARLTGVRLLDVRGPALGLLQPEVFAGAISSRLLPLESGDCMCLFTDGVTEAKNAQGEDFGESRLASALRQYAHRLAKGIADAIVSAVAAHTGEAVQHDDITLIILKAD from the coding sequence ATGTGGGTTCACTGCTCGCGATGCGGCAAGTGGATCATCGCGGCCAAGAACATGGAGACACAGGCCGTTCCAGCCCTGGGCGCCACCCCGCCGCCTCGGCAGGAACCTTCGACGCCTCATCCCATCCCTCTGCCCACCACGGCACACCGGGAGGAGATTGACCGCGCCCGCCATGTGGTGGACCAACTGCTGCCATCCGAGGCGCCTAAGCTGCCCGGGCTGGACATTGCGGCCTTCAACCAGTTCCGCCACGAGGTGGGCGGCGACTACTACGACTTTGTCACCCTGCCCGACGGCCGGCTGGGAATCGCCATCGCCGATGTGTCGGGCAAGGGCATCGGTGCCGCGATGCTCATGGTCCGCCTGCGCGAGATACTGCACAGCGTCGCTCCCCACGCCAAGACCGTCGAGGAGACCGTGGCGACCGTGAACGCCCGCCTCGTGCAGAACATCCCTCGGGGGATGTTCGTCACGTTCCTCTATGCCGCGATAGACCCCGCGTCGCGGGAACTCAGGGCGGTGAACGCCGGGCACTGCGCGCCGTTCGTCTGGCGGGCGCGCTTGACCGGGGTGCGGCTCCTGGATGTCCGCGGCCCCGCGCTCGGCCTGCTCCAACCGGAGGTGTTCGCGGGGGCCATCTCCTCCCGGCTCCTGCCTCTCGAGTCAGGCGACTGCATGTGCCTGTTCACCGACGGGGTGACCGAGGCCAAGAACGCGCAAGGCGAGGATTTCGGGGAGAGCCGCCTGGCCTCGGCGCTGCGGCAGTACGCGCACCGCTTGGCAAAGGGGATTGCCGACGCCATCGTCTCGGCGGTCGCCGCCCACACGGGCGAGGCCGTGCAGCACGACGACATCACGCTCATCATCCTGAAGGCCGACTGA
- the selD gene encoding selenide, water dikinase SelD translates to MGEQERPRLTSRVRAAGUAAKTGPGDLAQLVGCLPMPSDPDVLVGFGTGDDSGVYRLGPDVAIVQSVDVLTPIVDDPRVFGQIAAANALSDLYAMGARPRTALNILALPSGAEYREIAREILRGGHEKLVEAGAALIGGHTVDDPELKFGLCVTGTAHPEHLVTHSGARPGDCLVLTKAIGTGVVATAIKGGLAAAEHARAAAESMARLNGAAARAALALGAHACTDVTGFGLIGHLLELLRSSQVGAVLDARRVPLLPGAPDYCAMGLVPAGSARLKEAYACKVELAGSLDEAMVDLLFDAQTSGGLLVALERGEELAARLHAEGIAEAAVIGRIVAEPQGRVAVA, encoded by the coding sequence GTGGGTGAGCAAGAGAGACCACGCCTGACCAGCCGCGTGCGAGCGGCTGGCTGAGCGGCGAAGACAGGTCCGGGTGACCTGGCCCAACTCGTGGGGTGTCTGCCGATGCCCTCGGACCCCGATGTGCTCGTGGGCTTCGGCACGGGGGACGACTCCGGCGTGTACCGGCTGGGGCCCGATGTGGCGATCGTGCAATCGGTGGACGTGCTGACGCCCATCGTGGACGATCCGCGCGTGTTCGGCCAGATCGCGGCTGCGAACGCCCTGAGCGACCTGTATGCGATGGGGGCGCGCCCTCGCACGGCGCTGAATATCCTGGCGCTGCCCTCGGGTGCGGAGTACCGCGAGATCGCTCGTGAGATCCTGCGGGGGGGGCACGAGAAGCTGGTCGAGGCGGGCGCCGCCCTCATCGGCGGCCACACGGTGGATGACCCCGAGCTGAAGTTCGGCCTGTGCGTGACGGGCACCGCGCATCCCGAGCACCTGGTCACCCACTCCGGGGCTCGCCCGGGCGACTGCCTGGTGCTGACAAAGGCCATCGGCACCGGAGTGGTCGCCACGGCGATCAAGGGCGGGCTGGCTGCGGCGGAGCATGCGAGGGCCGCCGCGGAGAGCATGGCGCGCCTCAATGGGGCCGCGGCACGAGCGGCGCTGGCCCTCGGCGCGCACGCGTGCACGGATGTGACGGGCTTCGGCCTCATCGGGCATCTGCTGGAGCTGCTGCGGTCAAGCCAGGTGGGAGCGGTGCTCGACGCGCGGCGCGTCCCACTCTTGCCTGGAGCCCCAGATTACTGCGCGATGGGGCTGGTGCCCGCTGGATCGGCGAGGCTCAAGGAGGCCTACGCCTGCAAGGTGGAGCTGGCGGGCTCCCTGGACGAGGCGATGGTGGACCTTCTCTTCGACGCTCAGACCTCGGGCGGCTTGCTGGTCGCTCTGGAGAGGGGAGAGGAGCTGGCGGCCCGCCTCCACGCCGAGGGGATTGCAGAGGCGGCGGTGATCGGGCGGATCGTGGCGGAGCCACAGGGCCGGGTGGCCGTCGCGTGA
- a CDS encoding mandelate racemase/muconate lactonizing enzyme family protein, with product MRIQRIETFTRDPLCIVKVTTDDGATGFGQTAPFHADITAMVLHKQIARHALGADATDIAGLAQRCIQAEYKFPWSYVCRATCGIETALWDLHGKVAGKPVCELLGGKPRAIPVYGSSMRRDIKPQDEAQRLARLRDQKGFRAFKVRVGKVCGHDEDQWPGRTEALIPAVRRAVGDDVRLLADGNSGYTPARAIEVGRLLEDHAFSHFEEPCPYWELEWTQQVAAALRMPVAGGEQDNDLAQWRRMIRMRAVDIVQPDVCYVGGLARAARVAEMAAAAGLPCVPHSANLSLVSVFTVHLLAAIPNAGPHMEFSIEPSPWAEGLYRPTLDARDGHVAPLDGPGWGVTLSDAWLAGADHVAAEAS from the coding sequence ATGAGAATCCAGCGCATCGAAACCTTCACGCGCGACCCGCTGTGCATCGTCAAGGTGACGACCGACGACGGCGCGACGGGCTTCGGCCAAACGGCGCCCTTCCACGCGGACATTACGGCCATGGTGCTCCACAAGCAGATCGCCCGTCACGCTCTCGGCGCCGACGCCACGGACATCGCTGGCCTCGCCCAGCGTTGCATCCAGGCGGAGTACAAGTTCCCTTGGTCCTATGTCTGCCGCGCCACTTGCGGCATCGAGACGGCGCTGTGGGACCTCCACGGCAAGGTCGCCGGCAAGCCGGTCTGCGAACTGCTGGGCGGCAAGCCGCGCGCTATCCCCGTCTACGGCTCGAGCATGCGGCGCGACATCAAGCCCCAGGACGAGGCGCAACGCCTGGCCCGCCTCCGCGATCAGAAGGGTTTCCGTGCCTTCAAGGTCCGCGTCGGCAAGGTCTGCGGCCACGACGAGGACCAGTGGCCGGGCCGCACCGAGGCCCTCATCCCAGCCGTCCGCAGGGCCGTCGGCGACGACGTGCGGCTGCTCGCCGACGGCAATAGCGGCTATACGCCCGCGCGCGCCATCGAGGTCGGCCGCCTCCTCGAAGACCATGCCTTCTCCCATTTCGAGGAGCCCTGCCCCTATTGGGAGCTCGAGTGGACACAGCAGGTCGCCGCGGCGCTCAGGATGCCCGTGGCCGGGGGCGAGCAGGACAACGATCTGGCGCAGTGGCGGCGGATGATCCGTATGAGGGCGGTGGACATCGTGCAGCCGGACGTGTGCTACGTGGGTGGCCTCGCGCGTGCGGCCCGCGTGGCCGAGATGGCCGCGGCGGCTGGCCTGCCCTGCGTCCCGCATTCGGCCAATCTCTCCCTGGTGTCCGTGTTCACGGTGCACCTGCTCGCCGCGATACCGAACGCGGGGCCACACATGGAGTTCTCCATTGAGCCGAGCCCCTGGGCAGAGGGCTTGTATCGCCCGACCCTGGACGCCCGGGATGGTCACGTGGCGCCGCTCGACGGGCCAGGGTGGGGCGTCACCCTGAGCGATGCCTGGCTCGCCGGCGCCGACCACGTTGCTGCTGAGGCCTCGTGA
- a CDS encoding DUF4962 domain-containing protein translates to MLARSLVTLGIVCFAAACLAGELAVDDSPGGPGEWGFRPTEGEASDVNPPGFVWRPQKGAASYEFEVSRDAAFAQPGYRAEGLHYNAHCLPKPLERGPWHWRFRYKNGRGEPSAWSQVRAFTVAENAVEFPMPPREELLSRIPQAHPRLFVRPEQLAALRERARGDLKEPYSRLVAECERLLRNPPPTTEPPKYPPGMETKSEEWRAIWWGNRVYTINALNGAATLAFTRLLGGRDEYGQLAKRLLLAAAEWDPKGSTGYRYNDEAGMPYSYCFARTYTFLNDLLSDEERARCRRVMAIRGQEMYDNLAAKHLWRPYDSHANRAWHKLGEVGIAFLGEIPDAAEWVWFALHVFFNAYPVWCDADGGWHEGSSYWASYISRFTWWADVMRVAMGIDAYRKPYFSQIGYYPLYLQPPGTTGGGFGDLAADRPSKSAVPVMTTFASQARNPYWQWYVDVQGGPQEEKGYIGFIRGALPRVEPKPPADLPVSRCFRGTGQAVLNTTLLDAKDNVEVVFKSSPFGTQSHGYDAQNAFLLYAFGERLLVSTGRRDIHGSAHHTQWMWETKSTNSVTVNGQGQDKHSSASVGEITAFHTSAAFDFVAGEAARAYGDRLKRFTRRILFIKPEAIVIWDRLEAPKPSTFEWWLHAPTRMEVNGQSDIRVANGKAACRVAFLEPAGLKLALTDQFDPPPRARIKLTEWHLSAATPEPALDADFITTIRVHRADAAAPPQVRHTRADDGFTLETPVADGTAIVTLHGDTIKAVRHGRNGALIHQLTIEGGHVK, encoded by the coding sequence ATGCTCGCGCGCAGCCTGGTGACCCTGGGAATCGTGTGCTTCGCGGCGGCTTGCCTTGCAGGAGAGCTTGCCGTGGATGACTCACCTGGCGGACCCGGCGAATGGGGGTTCCGGCCCACCGAGGGGGAGGCGAGCGACGTGAACCCGCCGGGCTTCGTGTGGCGGCCGCAGAAGGGCGCGGCAAGCTATGAGTTCGAGGTCTCGCGCGATGCCGCCTTTGCGCAGCCGGGCTACCGCGCGGAGGGGCTCCACTACAACGCGCACTGTCTGCCGAAGCCGCTGGAGCGGGGCCCATGGCACTGGCGGTTTCGCTACAAGAACGGCAGGGGCGAGCCATCGGCGTGGAGCCAGGTCAGGGCCTTCACCGTCGCGGAGAACGCCGTCGAGTTCCCCATGCCGCCGCGGGAGGAGCTGCTCAGCCGAATCCCCCAGGCGCATCCGCGTCTCTTTGTGCGGCCCGAGCAACTCGCCGCCCTGCGCGAGCGAGCCCGTGGCGACCTGAAGGAGCCCTACAGCCGCCTCGTGGCCGAGTGCGAGAGGCTCCTGAGGAACCCGCCCCCGACCACCGAGCCGCCCAAGTACCCGCCCGGCATGGAGACGAAGAGCGAAGAGTGGCGGGCCATCTGGTGGGGCAACCGCGTCTACACGATCAACGCGCTCAACGGCGCGGCCACGCTGGCCTTCACCCGCCTGCTCGGCGGAAGGGACGAGTACGGGCAGTTGGCGAAACGCCTCCTCCTCGCCGCAGCCGAGTGGGACCCCAAAGGGAGCACCGGCTATCGCTACAACGACGAGGCGGGGATGCCTTACAGTTACTGTTTCGCGCGCACCTACACGTTCCTCAACGATCTCCTCAGCGACGAGGAGAGGGCGAGATGCCGCCGAGTGATGGCCATCCGCGGCCAGGAGATGTACGATAACCTGGCCGCGAAGCACCTCTGGCGGCCGTACGACAGCCACGCCAACCGCGCCTGGCACAAGCTGGGCGAGGTCGGCATCGCCTTCCTGGGCGAGATCCCCGACGCCGCCGAATGGGTGTGGTTCGCGCTGCACGTGTTCTTCAACGCCTATCCCGTGTGGTGCGATGCCGACGGCGGCTGGCACGAGGGCTCGAGCTACTGGGCAAGCTACATCAGCCGCTTCACCTGGTGGGCCGACGTGATGCGCGTAGCGATGGGCATTGACGCCTATCGGAAGCCGTACTTCTCGCAGATCGGTTACTACCCGCTTTACCTTCAGCCGCCGGGCACGACGGGCGGGGGCTTCGGCGACCTGGCTGCCGACCGCCCTTCGAAGAGCGCCGTGCCCGTGATGACCACCTTCGCCTCCCAGGCGCGCAACCCATACTGGCAGTGGTACGTGGACGTTCAGGGCGGGCCGCAGGAGGAGAAGGGCTACATCGGCTTCATCCGCGGCGCCCTGCCAAGGGTCGAGCCTAAGCCGCCCGCCGATCTGCCCGTGTCCCGATGCTTCCGCGGCACGGGCCAGGCCGTGCTCAACACCACGCTGCTCGACGCGAAGGACAACGTGGAAGTCGTGTTCAAGAGCAGCCCCTTCGGCACTCAGAGCCACGGCTACGACGCGCAGAATGCCTTCCTGCTCTATGCCTTCGGCGAGCGGCTGCTCGTCTCGACCGGCCGCCGCGACATCCACGGCAGCGCCCACCACACGCAGTGGATGTGGGAAACGAAGTCCACCAACTCCGTCACCGTCAACGGCCAGGGCCAGGACAAGCACTCCAGCGCGTCGGTGGGGGAGATCACGGCCTTCCACACCTCGGCGGCATTCGACTTCGTGGCCGGCGAGGCCGCACGCGCCTACGGCGACCGGCTGAAGCGCTTCACCCGCCGCATCCTGTTCATCAAGCCCGAGGCGATCGTGATTTGGGACCGCCTGGAGGCGCCCAAGCCTTCGACCTTCGAGTGGTGGCTACACGCGCCGACGAGGATGGAGGTGAACGGCCAGAGCGACATCCGTGTGGCCAATGGCAAGGCCGCCTGCCGCGTGGCCTTCCTGGAGCCCGCGGGGCTCAAGCTCGCGCTCACCGACCAGTTCGACCCGCCGCCCCGCGCCCGAATCAAGCTCACCGAGTGGCACCTCTCGGCGGCCACGCCTGAGCCAGCCCTCGATGCCGACTTCATCACCACCATCCGCGTTCACAGGGCCGACGCCGCTGCACCGCCGCAGGTCCGCCACACACGCGCCGATGACGGCTTCACCCTTGAAACGCCGGTGGCCGACGGCACAGCGATCGTTACGCTTCATGGCGACACCATCAAAGCCGTCCGTCACGGCCGCAACGGCGCCCTGATCCATCAATTGACCATTGAAGGGGGCCATGTGAAATGA